One window of Candidatus Micrarchaeia archaeon genomic DNA carries:
- a CDS encoding Clp protease ClpP → MEMKWSNKAVPDVPTKSSGEILVHEPRILETIENRIYFYSEIGRPETLQLVRAIRQMDNDNLVRKQIRDEPALTPIFLHINSYGGSVFAGLSAMDNIMACQSKVITVVDGICASAATFLSVVGKERLITRHSMMLIHQLSTMFWGKYSEFKDEKENLDRLMAIIKSIYLQFTKIPPEVLDGILEHDIFFDSETCLNYGMVDRII, encoded by the coding sequence ATGGAAATGAAATGGTCGAATAAGGCAGTACCGGATGTGCCGACAAAATCTTCCGGTGAAATTCTGGTGCATGAACCGCGAATCTTGGAAACCATCGAAAACCGAATATATTTTTATTCGGAAATCGGCAGGCCGGAAACTCTGCAACTCGTCCGGGCGATCCGGCAGATGGATAACGACAACCTCGTTCGGAAACAAATCCGTGACGAACCGGCCCTAACCCCTATCTTTTTGCATATCAACAGTTACGGTGGGTCGGTATTCGCCGGGCTGTCGGCTATGGACAATATCATGGCTTGTCAGTCAAAGGTGATAACGGTCGTCGATGGTATCTGTGCCTCGGCCGCCACCTTCCTTTCCGTCGTCGGTAAGGAACGGTTGATAACTCGTCACTCCATGATGCTGATTCATCAGCTTTCGACGATGTTCTGGGGGAAATACAGCGAGTTCAAGGACGAAAAGGAGAATCTTGACCGGCTCATGGCAATAATCAAGTCGATCTATCTCCAGTTCACGAAAATCCCGCCGGAGGTATTGGACGGTATTCTCGAACACGACATTTTCTTCGATTCCGAGACCTGTCTGAACTACGGTATGGTTGACAGAATCATCTAA